The stretch of DNA TGTCGCCCAGCGCCGCCTGCACGCGCCGAATCACCCCGTACTGACTCACCGAACGCTGCTCGGCCGGCACCAGTCGCACGAACACCATGCCCTGGCTGACCTGGCCGATCGGGCCGACGCCTACCGACGACCAGTAGTCGCGCACCTCGGGCTGCTGTTTGAGCAGGGCCTCGACGTCGTGCATGCGCTGCTCGGAGTACTCCAGACTCGACCCCAGCGGCGTCTTGAAGGTCACCAGAAAGCCGTTCTCGTCGACATCCGGTTCGAAGGTCTTGCCGATGACGCCAAACAGCAGCCCCGCCGGCAGCACCACCAGCACCGCCAGCAGCAGCGTCACCCAGCGCCAGCGCAGTACCCACCGCAACGCTCTTCGGTAAGCGGACTCGAGCCGCTCCATGGCGGCGAAGCTGGCCCGCGCCACGCGGCCCTGGTGGACCTCGACCTTCAGCAGGCGCGAACAGAGCATCGGCGTGAGCGTGACGGCCACGAACAGCGAAGCCAGCACACCGGCCGTGACCACCACGGCAAAGGACTCGAAGAACAGCCCGATGATGCCTTCCATGAAGATCACCGGCCCGAAGATGCACACCAGCGCAAAGGTGGCCGCGATGATCGCGAAATACACCTGTTGCGTGCCCTCGGCGGCGGCGCGCAACGGCTCACCCGGCCGCTCATGCATGTGGCGGTGGATGTTCTCCAGCACCACGATGGCGTCGTCCACCACCACGCCGATCAACAGCAGCAGCGCCAGCATGGTCATGGTGTTGAGCGTATAGCCCATGAAATACATGATCAGCACCGCCGCCAGCAGCGACACCGGAATCGCCAGCGCAATGATGATGGTGGCGCGCCAGTTGACCAGGAACACGAACACCACCAGCGCTGCCAGCCCGGCGCCCAGGTAGATGTGCTCGGTCAGGGCGGCAATGGTGCGGTTGATGAAATCACTGTCGTCCCAGGCAATCGACAGCTTCATGCCCGGCGGCAGCGCCGGACGGAACTCGCCGTCGAGGCGCCTTTTCACCTCGCTGGCAATGGCCACGGTATTGGCGTTGCTGATCTTGACGATGCCCAGCCCCATCGACACCTTGCCGGCCTGGTAGGCCGCCTGGCGACGGTCCTTGCCACCGTCCTCCACCTGCGCCACGTCCTTGAGCAGGATAGCCGCGCCTTCGCGGTGCCCGACCACCAGGCGCTGCATTTCCTCGACCGAGTGGTATTCCTGGTCCAGCTTGATCAGGTGTTCGGTCTGACCGCCGACCAGGAAACCACCCGGCAACTGCAGATGCTCGTTGGCCAGTGCGGCGGTGATGTCCTGCGCCGTGACGCCCAGCGCCGCGGCGCGCTGCAGGTCGACATTGACGCGGATGGCGCGCTCCTGCACGCCGCCCAGCTGCACCTCGCCCACGCCATCGATGGTTTCCAGGCGCTTCTTGAGCACCGTGCGGGCGTAGGTCGCCAGCTGCGGGTCGGTCCGGTCGCCCTCCAGCGACAGCCACATGATGGCCTGTGAGCCGGTTTCGAGCTTGGCCACCACCGGCGCGTCGATGTCGTCCGGCAGGCGCTCCACGGCCTGGCTGACCTTGGTCTGCACCTCGTTGAAGGCGACATCGACATCCTTGCCAAGCTTGAAGATGACCACGATCAGCGACACGCCCGGCAGCGACTGAGACTCGATGCGCTCGATGCCGGGCGTGCTGTTGACCGAGCTTTCGATGACGTTGGTGACCGCCGAATCCACCACTTCCGGGTTGGCGCCCTTGAGCGTGGTGATGACGGAAACGGCCGGAAACTGGATCTGTGGATAGCGGTCGATGCCGATGCGCTGGTAGGCGATCAGTCCAAACAGCACGATCAGCAGGCTCAGCATGAGCGCGAAGATGTGCCGCTTGATGGAAATTTCCGGCAGTGTCACGAGCCCTGCTCCCGGACATTCACCGCCGCCCCTTCCGACAGATAGGCGGCGCCATCGATGGCGATGCGATCACCCGCCGTCAGGCCGGAGACGATCTCGACCTCGCTGCCCAGTCGCTCGCCAACCTGCACCTTGCGCTGCCGCACCGTGTCACCCTCGACCACATAGGCCACCTGTCCGGCCGGGCGCAGCACCACACTGACCGCCGGCACCACCACCGAATCGCGCCGTTCCAGCACCACACGTCCCACCACACTGGCGCCCGGGGACCAGTCGCCTGGGTTTGGCAACTCCACGATCGCCTCGCCAGCCCGGCTGCCGCTGCTGACCATCGGGCGCAGCTCGGTCACGGTACCGGTTACTGTCTGTCCGGGGGCAGTCGGGGTCGTCAGATACACGGTCTGACCGGCACGCAGGCGACCGAGCACGGTCTCGGGCAAGGGCAGATGCACCCGCAGCATGGCCCGCGTGGCAATCTGAAACAGCGCCTCGCCGCTGTTCACATAGGTGCCCTTCGACACCAGCCGCTGCTGGATCACGCCGTCCACCGGCGCCAGCACGGCGGTTTTGCTCACGCCGCGCGCGGCCATGTCGCGCCGCGCCCGGGCATTGGCCAGCTGTTCGGTGAGCGCCGTCAGCTGGGATTCGGCCTCATCGAGCGCCGTTTCGGACACGAAACGGTCCTGGCCCAGGCTGCGGTAGCGCTCCACCACCCGGCGCTGGTTGTCAACCAGCGCAACCAGGCGCGAGGCCTCGGCGCTGGCCGAGCGCAGCTCGTTCTGATAATCCACCGCCTCGATGCGTGCCAGCACCTGACCGGCCGTGACCGCCTGGCCGACATCGACCGTGACTTCGACCAGCCGGCCGGCGACCTCGGCCGCCACCCGGGGCGAGGTCCGGGTGTCGATGAAGCCGACCGACTCCTCGATGACCTCCACCGCACGCTGCGCGGCAATGCCGGCGGTGATCGATACCCGGCGCGCTTCGGTCGCGTCCGCTGGCTTGTCGCTGCTGCATCCCCACAAGACCGACGCCAGCACGGGCAGCGCGCAGCCACGCCAGCGAATGAAGGTCGATCGCATGAAACCCCGATCCTTGGAATTTGGAATTAATGTTTGCCGGGCGCCACGAGGCCCGACGCCGAAGTGAAAAACGCCCCGTCGCGCGACCCGATAACCGCCGGCCTCGCCCGCTATCGTCCGTCGCCTGCCGGTCCAGCGGCGGCCGTCGACGATTCGCAGGGACACTGTATCTTGACCGGCGCCGCCACCGCGCCTGCGCCGGTGGTGACGAAGCGCAGCGGCGGCAAGCTGCCCGGCGCGCCCCACTCGTCGCGGCGCGGGCCATGCCACGACACGATCAGGCAGTCGCCCGCCAGACACTGCGCACTGTGCGCCCTGTAGGGCGGCAGAACGACCGCCTGTCCGGCGCCGGCCGTCACCTGCGCGCCACCGGTCAGCGTGTACCTCATCTGGCCGCGCACCACCCAGGCCAGCTCTTCCCCGTGCACGGCATGGGCGGCGGCCACGTGCCCGGAGCCATCGGCCCGCAGGCGCGTCACCGCCACACTCACGTCGTCGCCATGCCAGTGACGAAACGCGACGCCGCCGCCCGCGTAGGACAGCAAGGTCGGCTCCACGGTGCCGAGGTTGAACAACGTGCGCACGGTCGGACCCGTGTAGTCCGTGCGCGGCGGCGCGGCCTTGGCGGCAGGCTGGCCATGCCCCGGGAAATACGCGGCGCCGTCTTCGGGCGGGTACTCCGGACGCGCCGGGGTCACCACGCTCAGGATGCGATTCTCGGTGCCGCCAAAGGTGCCGGTGTGGCGCACGTTGGCCTTTACCAGTACCACGTCCCCTTCCCGCAAGGGATAACGGCGCCCACGCTCGTCGACGATTTCCGAATCACCCGCCACCTGCACCGCCAGTTCGGTGCCGTGACTATGAAAAGCCAATGTGGCCGGTGCCGCCGACGCCGCGGCCGGCGGAAACCGAAACAGCGCGGTGCTCTGATCGCTGCCAAACCAGTGCCGCATGTAGACCGCGCCGGGCACGATTTCCCGCAACTGTGCCCAATCCAGCTCCAGCAGACGCAACTGCCCGGGGTACAGGCGCGGATCCTCGGCCGCCGCCTGCACACTGCCGGCAAGCAGCAACGCTGCCAGTATCTTGCTTCTACGCATGTTCCATCCTGATGCGCCGAAAAACCGGGGCCACGAGCCGCAGTGCGCAACTTAACCCAGTCACGCACCGTACTGGGTCGCCTTGCGCGAGCGGCGCCCCGGGAGCATTGTCAGTCGGCCCCGGCGGCGATCCC from Immundisolibacter sp. encodes:
- a CDS encoding efflux RND transporter permease subunit, whose protein sequence is MTLPEISIKRHIFALMLSLLIVLFGLIAYQRIGIDRYPQIQFPAVSVITTLKGANPEVVDSAVTNVIESSVNSTPGIERIESQSLPGVSLIVVIFKLGKDVDVAFNEVQTKVSQAVERLPDDIDAPVVAKLETGSQAIMWLSLEGDRTDPQLATYARTVLKKRLETIDGVGEVQLGGVQERAIRVNVDLQRAAALGVTAQDITAALANEHLQLPGGFLVGGQTEHLIKLDQEYHSVEEMQRLVVGHREGAAILLKDVAQVEDGGKDRRQAAYQAGKVSMGLGIVKISNANTVAIASEVKRRLDGEFRPALPPGMKLSIAWDDSDFINRTIAALTEHIYLGAGLAALVVFVFLVNWRATIIIALAIPVSLLAAVLIMYFMGYTLNTMTMLALLLLIGVVVDDAIVVLENIHRHMHERPGEPLRAAAEGTQQVYFAIIAATFALVCIFGPVIFMEGIIGLFFESFAVVVTAGVLASLFVAVTLTPMLCSRLLKVEVHQGRVARASFAAMERLESAYRRALRWVLRWRWVTLLLAVLVVLPAGLLFGVIGKTFEPDVDENGFLVTFKTPLGSSLEYSEQRMHDVEALLKQQPEVRDYWSSVGVGPIGQVSQGMVFVRLVPAEQRSVSQYGVIRRVQAALGDIPGIEAFAGRVPAVQGARGEPLQFVLRGVDLTRVAELAKELHAKLSAQHPELGYLDLDLKLDLPQYKLEIDRVRAASLGLNAATVAQAVNLLMGGQDVAYFNDEPGDGERYDVRVKAVDGQVTRPEHLRRIYLRSASGELVRADTVARFEERLGPALISRYDLRYAANFYAEPKVPLNVAIATVQASVGQLPEGYTLELVRTTKDYADTVRILSGTFGLALVLLYMVLASQFNSLVQPLIIMVAQPLAAVGGLFGLWLFDMTLNIYSMIGMVLLVGLVAKNSILLVDLANQLRNEGRDVDQALLEACPVRLRPVLMTSLTIILAMLPAALGFGTGFEANGPLAVTIIGGMLSSTVLTLLVVPALYSLSEHGLARLHQRGASASPVSAGSA
- a CDS encoding efflux RND transporter periplasmic adaptor subunit → MRSTFIRWRGCALPVLASVLWGCSSDKPADATEARRVSITAGIAAQRAVEVIEESVGFIDTRTSPRVAAEVAGRLVEVTVDVGQAVTAGQVLARIEAVDYQNELRSASAEASRLVALVDNQRRVVERYRSLGQDRFVSETALDEAESQLTALTEQLANARARRDMAARGVSKTAVLAPVDGVIQQRLVSKGTYVNSGEALFQIATRAMLRVHLPLPETVLGRLRAGQTVYLTTPTAPGQTVTGTVTELRPMVSSGSRAGEAIVELPNPGDWSPGASVVGRVVLERRDSVVVPAVSVVLRPAGQVAYVVEGDTVRQRKVQVGERLGSEVEIVSGLTAGDRIAIDGAAYLSEGAAVNVREQGS